One Deinococcus aerolatus genomic window carries:
- a CDS encoding cell division protein FtsX produces MIYHLRQALLAMRGNFTATLATLVTMTLTLLMLGFVLLLTLNVNRTLGQLESQVEVAAFLTPDADDAGLLAQVRSLPQVREARLVTSAEVLEEMSQTSPYTRDAAGLVGNPFPDTLRMKVSRVGDSRTVAAAVAELTGVDGVEYGAGYVDPTVKTLTAVRGAGYALVGLLLLGTLFNILNAVRVAMYARRDEISVMRLLGATRSFIRMPHVIEGLIVGLLAAALALALLTPAYLGLAGRVRELAPVLPVVTDTDTLLPVLGGVAGLGILIGFLGSLFASRRYLRELE; encoded by the coding sequence GTGATCTACCACCTCCGTCAGGCGCTGCTGGCGATGCGCGGCAATTTCACGGCCACGCTGGCGACGCTGGTAACCATGACGCTGACGCTGCTGATGCTGGGCTTCGTGCTGCTGCTGACGCTGAACGTGAACCGCACGCTGGGCCAGCTGGAATCGCAGGTGGAGGTGGCGGCCTTCCTGACGCCCGATGCAGACGACGCCGGGCTGCTGGCGCAGGTCCGGAGCCTGCCGCAGGTGCGCGAGGCCCGGCTGGTGACCAGCGCCGAGGTGCTGGAGGAGATGAGCCAGACCTCGCCCTACACCCGCGACGCGGCGGGGCTGGTGGGCAACCCCTTTCCCGACACCCTGCGGATGAAGGTCAGCCGGGTGGGCGACTCGCGCACGGTGGCGGCGGCGGTGGCGGAACTGACCGGCGTGGACGGCGTGGAGTACGGCGCAGGTTATGTGGACCCCACGGTCAAGACCCTGACCGCCGTGCGCGGCGCGGGCTACGCGCTGGTGGGCCTGCTGCTGCTGGGCACGCTGTTCAACATCCTGAATGCCGTGCGGGTGGCGATGTACGCCCGCCGCGACGAAATCAGCGTAATGCGGCTGCTGGGGGCCACGCGGTCGTTTATCCGCATGCCGCACGTGATTGAGGGCCTGATCGTGGGCCTGCTGGCCGCCGCCCTGGCGCTGGCCCTGCTGACCCCGGCGTATCTGGGGCTGGCCGGACGGGTGCGCGAGCTGGCCCCGGTGCTGCCGGTGGTGACTGACACCGATACCCTGCTGCCGGTGCTGGGCGGCGTGGCGGGGCTAGGCATCCTGATCGGCTTTCTGGGCAGCCTGTTTGCCAGCCGGCGCTACCTGCGGGAGCTGGAGTAG
- the ftsE gene encoding cell division ATP-binding protein FtsE, whose translation MIQFHSVTLSYPVTRTLALDDVSLEIAKGEFAYLVGHSGAGKSSFMNLVLKRALPTRGEVRVAGQSLRHYRGRRTALLRRRMGTVFQDNLLLSHLNAYDNVAFALRVTGVHQREWPTRVTAALRTVGLEHKKYALPVQLSQGEQQRVAIARAIVSDPPLLLADEPTGNLDPENSREVLKVLQNVNLRGTTVVVATHARDLVESYRHRTLTLRKGKLVRDDPYGGYAL comes from the coding sequence GTGATCCAGTTTCATAGCGTGACCCTGTCGTACCCCGTGACCCGCACGCTGGCACTGGACGACGTGAGCCTGGAGATCGCCAAGGGCGAGTTCGCGTATCTGGTGGGGCATTCGGGGGCGGGCAAGAGCAGCTTCATGAATCTGGTGCTCAAACGGGCGCTGCCCACCCGCGGCGAGGTCCGGGTGGCCGGACAGTCGCTGCGCCATTACCGGGGCCGCCGAACCGCCCTGCTGCGCCGCCGCATGGGCACGGTGTTTCAGGACAACCTGCTGCTCTCGCACCTGAACGCCTACGACAACGTGGCCTTCGCGCTGCGGGTCACCGGCGTGCACCAGCGCGAGTGGCCCACGCGGGTCACGGCGGCGCTGCGGACGGTGGGGCTGGAGCACAAGAAGTACGCCCTGCCGGTGCAGCTGTCGCAGGGCGAGCAGCAGCGCGTGGCGATTGCCCGCGCCATCGTGTCTGACCCGCCGCTGCTGCTGGCCGACGAGCCCACCGGCAACCTGGACCCCGAGAACAGCCGCGAGGTGCTGAAGGTGCTGCAAAACGTCAACCTGCGGGGCACCACCGTGGTCGTCGCCACCCACGCCCGCGATCTGGTGGAAAGCTACCGCCACCGCACCCTGACGCTGCGCAAGGGCAAACTGGTGCGCGACGATCCCTACGGCGGGTACGCCCTGTGA
- a CDS encoding TerC family protein produces the protein MDLSFLTMSEWLGKPAWMWGMFLSVVLALMAFDLGVLERRRRSRLAPDDDGVMGVGQSLWLSAFYIAIALIYGVWVWFTLGRESGMAFYTGFALEKALALDNVFVISLIFAFFAIPLKLQRRVLLWGIIGVIVLRAIMIGLGTALVTQFDWVLWIFGAFLLFTGIKMLRSGDEEHDFSNNRLLIWLRRHLRVTDQLHGERFIVKKEVGGRLRTFATPLMLALIMVETADVIFAVDSIPAIFAITQDPFIVYTSNIFAILGLRALYFALAAMVHRFEYLKPALSLVLVFIGLKIFYSQLWGKLDPAISLGVTLSLLAGGVIVSLIKTRPPVSEPPTSA, from the coding sequence ATGGATCTTTCTTTTCTGACAATGAGCGAGTGGCTGGGCAAACCCGCGTGGATGTGGGGCATGTTCCTGAGCGTGGTTCTCGCGCTGATGGCCTTTGACCTGGGGGTGCTGGAACGGCGCCGCAGGAGCAGACTGGCCCCGGACGACGACGGGGTGATGGGCGTGGGCCAGAGCCTGTGGCTGTCGGCGTTCTACATCGCCATCGCGCTGATCTACGGGGTGTGGGTGTGGTTCACGCTGGGCCGCGAGTCGGGTATGGCGTTCTACACCGGCTTCGCGCTGGAAAAGGCGCTGGCGCTGGACAACGTGTTTGTGATCAGCCTGATCTTCGCCTTCTTCGCCATTCCGCTGAAGCTACAGCGGCGCGTGCTGCTGTGGGGCATCATCGGCGTGATTGTGTTGCGCGCCATCATGATCGGGCTGGGCACGGCGCTGGTCACGCAGTTCGACTGGGTGCTGTGGATCTTCGGGGCGTTCCTGCTGTTCACGGGCATCAAGATGCTCAGGAGCGGGGACGAGGAGCACGACTTTTCCAACAACCGGCTGCTGATCTGGCTGCGCCGGCACCTGCGCGTCACCGACCAGCTGCACGGCGAGCGCTTCATCGTCAAGAAGGAAGTGGGCGGCAGGCTCAGGACCTTCGCCACGCCGCTGATGCTGGCGCTGATCATGGTGGAAACCGCCGACGTGATCTTCGCCGTGGACTCGATTCCGGCCATCTTCGCCATCACGCAGGACCCGTTTATCGTCTACACCTCCAACATCTTCGCCATCCTGGGCCTGCGGGCGCTGTACTTCGCACTGGCCGCCATGGTTCACCGCTTCGAGTACCTCAAGCCTGCGCTGTCGCTGGTGCTGGTGTTTATCGGCCTCAAGATCTTCTACTCGCAACTGTGGGGCAAGCTGGACCCGGCCATCAGCCTGGGTGTGACCCTGAGCCTGCTGGCCGGCGGCGTGATCGTCAGCCTGATCAAGACCCGTCCGCCCGTAAGTGAGCCGCCCACCTCGGCCTGA
- a CDS encoding murein hydrolase activator EnvC family protein, whose translation MGGAARAAATLLLGALLLGQGAGAQTTSQKLQQLQQELQQQKQLSAAQATELNRIRRSIQNLSAQQKQALAQLDTLAGQVANLENELAVLNTRTALAERQLADTTSQLGVTTARVERLKGDVREILNIQYRSRSNDYLGLLSQSRSLSDLLIRLRYANMAGQYNTRIIENLREEVAALDTQRSQQAQQTQTLKDIGAQRNAALGRLKARRGEQSRLLASLRDSEQGQRALATQRQADRALTARTIDGLITQVTAERQRIEAERQRRLEEERKRREEEARRIRVAQERARQEAIRLAAIRAEQERVAREQAAQRAREAAERARQEAAQQAQAQARAQAARDARAQAQREQQQRAREQQLRREQEALQQRGQQVQAAQDRVEQELQPLPALSGPLGFPLPGGQISAPYGSGGSPWVVLAGSDGAQAVAALEGNVLAVTYYASLGWVVLVDHSSAISAYFGLAEPLVSVGNRVSRGAPLGTVGGSQIIGPQRMAFQYRLGGEAVNPRF comes from the coding sequence GTGGGGGGCGCGGCGCGCGCGGCCGCCACGCTGCTGCTGGGCGCCCTGCTGCTGGGCCAGGGGGCCGGGGCGCAGACCACCTCCCAGAAGTTGCAGCAATTGCAGCAAGAGTTGCAACAGCAAAAGCAGCTGAGCGCGGCGCAGGCCACAGAACTGAACCGCATCCGCCGCAGCATCCAGAACCTCAGCGCCCAGCAGAAACAGGCGCTGGCGCAGCTCGACACGCTGGCCGGTCAGGTCGCCAACCTGGAAAACGAGCTGGCGGTCCTGAACACCCGCACCGCGCTGGCAGAGCGGCAACTGGCCGACACCACCTCTCAGCTGGGGGTTACGACCGCCCGCGTCGAGCGTCTCAAGGGCGACGTGCGCGAGATCCTGAACATCCAGTACCGCAGCCGCAGCAACGATTACCTGGGGCTGCTGTCACAGTCGCGCAGCCTCTCGGACCTGCTGATCCGGCTGCGCTACGCCAACATGGCCGGGCAGTACAACACCCGCATCATCGAGAATCTGCGCGAAGAGGTGGCGGCGCTGGACACGCAGCGCAGTCAGCAGGCGCAGCAGACCCAGACCCTCAAGGACATCGGGGCGCAGCGCAACGCGGCCTTGGGGCGCCTGAAGGCGCGGCGCGGCGAGCAAAGCCGCCTGCTGGCCAGCCTGCGTGACAGCGAGCAGGGCCAGCGCGCCCTGGCGACGCAGCGGCAGGCGGACCGCGCCCTGACCGCCCGCACCATCGACGGCCTGATCACCCAGGTCACGGCCGAACGCCAGCGCATCGAGGCCGAGCGCCAGCGCCGCCTGGAAGAGGAGCGCAAGCGCCGCGAGGAGGAGGCCCGCCGCATTCGCGTGGCCCAGGAACGGGCCCGCCAGGAGGCCATCCGGCTGGCGGCCATCCGCGCCGAGCAGGAGCGTGTGGCCCGTGAACAGGCCGCCCAGCGCGCACGCGAGGCCGCCGAACGCGCCCGGCAAGAGGCCGCGCAGCAGGCCCAGGCGCAGGCCAGGGCGCAGGCCGCCCGCGACGCCCGGGCGCAGGCCCAGCGCGAACAGCAGCAGCGCGCCCGCGAACAGCAGTTACGCCGCGAGCAGGAGGCGCTGCAGCAGCGCGGTCAACAGGTGCAGGCCGCACAGGACCGCGTGGAACAGGAGTTGCAGCCGCTGCCAGCGTTGAGCGGCCCGCTGGGGTTTCCGTTGCCCGGCGGGCAGATCAGCGCCCCTTACGGCAGCGGCGGCTCGCCCTGGGTGGTGTTGGCCGGGTCCGACGGCGCGCAGGCAGTGGCCGCGCTGGAAGGCAACGTGCTGGCCGTGACCTACTACGCCTCGCTGGGCTGGGTGGTGCTGGTGGACCACTCCAGCGCCATCAGCGCGTATTTCGGGCTGGCCGAACCGCTGGTCAGCGTGGGCAACCGCGTGTCGCGCGGCGCGCCGCTGGGCACGGTGGGCGGCTCGCAGATCATCGGGCCGCAGCGCATGGCCTTTCAGTACCGGCTGGGCGGCGAGGCCGTGAATCCGCGCTTCTAG
- a CDS encoding trimeric intracellular cation channel family protein — protein MHELLPQPITLQVGLHWLDLIGVLAFALSGALLAVRKRFDLFGVLVLGCVTAVGGGAIRDTLTGQTPPLFLRDETYLYAALLGSVLAFGFGERLARFERTISLFDSAGLALFAASGALGAINFGLGPLGVVFTGAISGVGGGIIRDLIANEVPEVMYRRDQLYATAAAAGALAVLLLHPHVTPFQSQLGGVLTVIALRWISRRGWVNLPVRRLPGG, from the coding sequence GTGCATGAACTGTTGCCGCAGCCCATCACCCTGCAAGTCGGGCTGCACTGGCTGGACCTGATCGGGGTGCTGGCCTTTGCGCTGTCGGGGGCACTGCTGGCCGTCCGCAAGCGCTTCGATCTGTTCGGGGTGCTGGTGCTGGGCTGCGTGACGGCGGTGGGCGGCGGCGCGATCCGCGACACCCTCACCGGGCAGACGCCGCCGCTGTTTCTGCGCGACGAGACGTACCTGTACGCGGCGCTGCTGGGATCAGTGCTGGCCTTCGGCTTCGGCGAGCGGCTGGCGCGGTTCGAGCGGACCATCAGTCTGTTCGACTCGGCGGGGCTGGCGCTGTTTGCCGCCTCGGGGGCGCTGGGGGCCATCAACTTCGGGCTGGGCCCGCTGGGCGTGGTGTTTACCGGGGCGATCAGCGGCGTGGGCGGCGGCATCATCCGCGACCTGATTGCCAATGAGGTGCCCGAGGTGATGTACCGCCGCGATCAGCTGTACGCCACGGCGGCGGCGGCGGGCGCTCTGGCGGTGCTGCTGCTGCACCCGCACGTCACGCCGTTTCAGTCCCAGCTGGGCGGCGTGCTGACCGTGATCGCACTGCGCTGGATTTCCCGCCGGGGCTGGGTGAACTTGCCGGTCCGCCGGTTGCCGGGGGGCTGA
- a CDS encoding deoxyribodipyrimidine photo-lyase: MIHDSRIQPLRPGTPGPGRFVLLWVQASARTRDNHALEYAVRRANNLGLPLVAVFGLTPDYPEANARHFQYLLEGLRDLRVNLAARGVPLSIRMGRPPEVALEAAREGAALVVTDVGYLNLQRAWRDWLKAQLEVPFVQVESEAVIPVRTVSGRLEYAARTIRPKLHRLLGDYLVPLEEQELRAQTNDWEMGLDVGDPAALVRTLPVDHSVPPGSEVGGEDAALERVEEFISLDLAQYGARRSDPTVEGSSRLSAFLHYGHLSPLTAALAAQEHGGPGADIFLEELIVRRELSFNLCTFNPQYDQYDGLPEWSRRTLEEHAGDRREHVYTCEQLDAAQTHDPYWNAAQTQMVRTGRMHNYMRMYWGKKIVEWTPDPRTAHAEMLWLNNRHEQDGRDPNSYAGLGWVLGLHDRPWARRPIFGTVRYMNAGGLKRKFDADAYAARWT, translated from the coding sequence ATGATTCACGACTCGCGCATCCAGCCCCTGCGGCCCGGCACGCCAGGACCCGGCCGATTCGTCCTGCTGTGGGTGCAGGCCAGCGCGCGGACCCGCGACAACCACGCGCTGGAATACGCCGTGCGGCGGGCCAATAACCTGGGCCTGCCCCTGGTGGCGGTGTTCGGCCTGACCCCCGACTACCCGGAGGCCAACGCCCGGCACTTCCAGTATCTGCTTGAAGGGCTGCGCGATCTGCGCGTGAATCTGGCGGCGCGCGGCGTTCCGCTGTCGATCCGGATGGGCAGGCCGCCCGAGGTCGCGCTGGAGGCGGCCCGCGAGGGTGCGGCGCTGGTGGTCACCGACGTGGGCTACCTGAACCTTCAGCGGGCATGGCGGGACTGGCTGAAGGCCCAGCTGGAAGTCCCCTTCGTGCAGGTGGAGTCCGAGGCTGTGATTCCCGTTCGCACCGTCAGCGGCAGGCTGGAATACGCGGCGCGCACCATCCGGCCAAAGCTTCACCGGCTGCTAGGCGACTACCTCGTGCCGCTCGAAGAACAGGAGCTGAGGGCGCAGACGAACGACTGGGAGATGGGGCTGGACGTGGGCGATCCGGCGGCGCTGGTCCGCACCCTGCCGGTGGACCACAGCGTGCCTCCCGGCAGTGAGGTGGGCGGCGAGGACGCGGCGCTGGAACGGGTAGAGGAATTCATCAGCCTGGATCTGGCGCAGTACGGCGCGCGTCGCAGCGACCCCACGGTAGAGGGCAGCAGCCGCCTGAGCGCGTTCCTGCATTACGGCCACCTCTCGCCGCTGACTGCCGCCCTGGCCGCCCAGGAACACGGCGGCCCCGGCGCGGACATCTTTCTGGAAGAACTGATCGTGCGCCGGGAACTGAGTTTCAACCTGTGCACCTTCAACCCGCAGTATGACCAGTACGACGGACTGCCCGAATGGTCCCGCAGGACGCTGGAGGAACACGCTGGAGACAGACGCGAGCATGTATACACCTGTGAACAGCTGGACGCCGCGCAGACCCACGATCCATATTGGAACGCCGCGCAAACCCAGATGGTGCGGACCGGGCGCATGCACAACTACATGCGGATGTACTGGGGCAAGAAGATTGTGGAATGGACGCCTGACCCCCGCACCGCCCACGCCGAGATGCTGTGGCTGAACAACCGCCACGAGCAGGACGGGCGAGATCCCAACAGCTACGCAGGCCTGGGCTGGGTGCTGGGCCTGCATGACCGCCCCTGGGCACGCCGCCCAATTTTCGGCACCGTGCGCTACATGAATGCAGGCGGCCTGAAGCGCAAATTCGATGCTGATGCTTACGCCGCCCGCTGGACCTGA
- a CDS encoding DsbA family oxidoreductase, whose amino-acid sequence MTATAANPFTPSVPGRLRVDIWSDIACPWCYIGKRRLEAALSDFPQKDQVEVVWHSFELDPSAPVGNPHSMRDALARKYGRSPAQAQEMMDNMTRTAADEGLEYHFENTRLTNTFLAHQLLHLAAEHGQQDAMKERLLRAYMSEGQDVGDVNTLVALAGDVGLNAAGVRAALEGGQYAGDVRQDEAQAQALGISGVPFFVLGGKYGVSGAQGPEVLGAALEQVWNETHPAPLTLLGSATEADGCEDGQCAVPARD is encoded by the coding sequence ATGACTGCCACTGCTGCCAATCCCTTCACGCCCTCTGTGCCCGGCAGGCTCCGGGTGGATATCTGGTCCGACATCGCCTGCCCGTGGTGCTACATCGGCAAGCGGCGCCTCGAGGCGGCCCTGAGCGACTTTCCCCAGAAAGATCAGGTAGAGGTGGTGTGGCACAGCTTCGAGCTTGATCCCTCCGCGCCGGTGGGCAATCCGCATTCTATGCGCGACGCGCTGGCCCGCAAGTATGGCCGCAGCCCCGCCCAGGCCCAGGAGATGATGGACAACATGACCCGCACGGCGGCAGACGAAGGGCTGGAGTACCACTTCGAGAACACGCGCCTGACCAACACCTTCCTGGCGCACCAGCTGCTTCATCTGGCCGCTGAGCACGGCCAGCAGGACGCCATGAAGGAGCGGCTGCTGCGCGCCTACATGTCCGAGGGCCAGGACGTGGGCGACGTGAACACGCTGGTGGCACTGGCGGGGGACGTCGGCCTGAACGCCGCCGGGGTCCGCGCCGCCCTGGAAGGCGGGCAGTACGCAGGCGACGTGCGCCAGGACGAGGCGCAGGCCCAGGCGCTGGGCATCAGCGGTGTGCCGTTCTTCGTATTGGGCGGCAAGTACGGCGTGAGCGGCGCGCAGGGGCCAGAGGTACTGGGCGCCGCCCTCGAGCAGGTCTGGAATGAGACGCACCCCGCCCCCCTGACCTTGCTGGGTTCCGCCACCGAGGCCGACGGCTGCGAGGACGGGCAGTGCGCGGTGCCTGCGCGAGACTGA